A region from the Populus trichocarpa isolate Nisqually-1 chromosome 18, P.trichocarpa_v4.1, whole genome shotgun sequence genome encodes:
- the LOC18111090 gene encoding probable sucrose-phosphate synthase 1 — protein MAGNDWINSYLEAILDVGPGLDDKKSSLLLRERGRFSPTRYFVEEVVSGFDETDLYRSWVRAQATRSPQERNTRLENMCWRIWNLARQKKQLEGDLAQRNAKRRLERERGRREAVADMSEDLSEGEKGDTVGDLSAHGDSVRGRLPRINSVDAMEAWVNQQKGKKLYIILISLHGLLRGDNMELGRDSDTGGQVKYVVELARALASMPGVYRVDLLTRQVSAPDVDWSYGEPTEMLNIRNEDFLDEMGESSGAYIVRIPFGPKDKYIPKELLWPHIPEFVDGALNHIIRMSKSLGEQIGGGKPVWPVAIHGHYADAGDSAALLSGALNVPMLFTGHSLGRDKLEQLLKQGRLSRDEINSTYKIMRRIEAEELSLDVSEIVITSTRQEIEEQWRLYDGFDPILERKLRARIRRNVSCYGRFMPRMAIIPPGMEFHHIVPQDGDMDGEIEGNEDHPSSHPSIWIEIMRFFTNSHKPMILALARPDPKKNITTLVKAFGECRPLRELANLTLIMGNRDGIDEMSSTSASVLLSVLKLIDKYDLYGQVAYPKHHKQSDVPDIYRLAAKTKGVFINPAFIEPFGLTLIEAAAHGLPMVATKNGGPVDIHRVLDNGLLVDPHDQQSIADALLKLVAEKHLWAKCRQNGLKNIHHFSWPEHCKAYLSKIAGCKPRHPQWQKSDDGADTSDTDSPGDSLRDIQDLSLNLRFSLDGEKTGGSGNDSSLGSEGNAADKKSKIENAVLAWSKGVVKDTRKAVDHNSSSGKFPSLRRRKQIFVVAVDFDNFASLAEATRKIFEAVEKERVEGSIGFILSTSLAISEICSFLASGGFSPSDFDAFICNSGSDLYYSTPNPEDGPFVIDFYYHSHIEYRWGGEGLRKTLFRWSSSVIDKKAEDAERIVSSAEQLSTDYCYAFTVKKPGSVPPVKELQKVLRIQALRCHAIYCQNGTRINVIPVLASRSQALRYLYVRWGVELASMVVFVGECGDTDYEGLLGGLHKSVILKGVCSSASSQFHANRSYPLSDIMPLESPNVVQAAEESSAIRSSLEQLGCLKS, from the exons ATGGCAGGGAATGATTGGATAAACAGCTATCTTGAAGCAATTCTTGATGTTGGTCCTGGCCTAGATGACAAAAAATCTTCTCTTTTGCTTAGAGAAAGAGGCAGGTTTAGCCCAACTCGTTATTTTGTTGAAGAAGTTGTTTCTGGATTTGATGAGACCGATCTTTATCGCTCCTGGGTTCGA GCTCAGGCGACGAGGAGTCCTCAAGAGAGGAATACGAGGTTGGAGAATATGTGCTGGAGGATTTGGAACTTGGCTCGGCAAAAGAAACAG CTTGAGGGAGATCTGGCCCAAAGAAATGCTAAACGTCGTCTTGAACGTGAAAGAGGACGCAGAGAAGCAGTGGCTGATATGTCTGAAGACTTATCAGAGGGAGAGAAAGGAGATACAGTTGGAGATCTATCAGCCCACGGTGATAGCGTCCGGGGCAGACTGCCTAGAATCAATTCTGTTGATGCAATGGAGGCTTGGGTTAATCagcagaaaggaaaaaaactatacaTTATATTAATAAG CCTTCATGGTCTATTACGAGGTGATAACATGGAGCTTGGCCGCGATTCTGATACTGGTGGTCAG gttaaATATGTAGTGGAACTTGCAAGGGCTTTGGCCTCAATGCCAGGAGTGTATCGAGTTGATTTGTTAACTAGACAAGTATCAGCTCCGGATGTAGATTGGAGCTATGGTGAACCCACAGAGATGTTGAATATAAGAAATGAAGATTTCTTGGATGAGATGGGAGAGAGCAGCGGCGCTTATATTGTCCGCATACCTTTTGGACCGAAGGATAAATATATACCGAAGGAACTTCTGTGGCCTCACATCCCTGAGTTTGTAGATGGCGCACTTAACCACATAATTCGGATGTCCAAAAGCCTAGGAGAGCAAATTGGTGGGGGGAAGCCAGTCTGGCCTGTTGCCATCCATGGGCACTATGCTGATGCAGGCGATTCTGCTGCTCTTCTATCTGGTGCTTTAAATGTCCCCATGCTTTTTACTGGTCACTCACTTGGTCGGGATAAATTAGAGCAGCTACTTAAACAAGGCCGTCTCTCGAGGGACGAGATCAACTCAACATACAAGATAATGCGTCGGATAGAGGCAGAGGAGTTATCACTTGATGTTTCAGAGATAGTCATAACTAGCACTAGACAAGAGATAGAGGAGCAATGGCGCTTGTATGATGGTTTTGATCCTATACTTGAGCGTAAACTGCGAGCAAGAATCAGGCGTAACGTGAGTTGTTACGGAAGGTTCATGCCCCGCATGGCT ATAATTCCTCCTGGAATGGAGTTTCATCACATTGTTCCCCAGGATGGTGATATGGATGGCGAAATAGAAGGAAATGAAGACCATCCCTCTTCTCATCCATCGATATGGATAGag ATCATGCGCTTCTTTACCAATTCTCACAAGCCTATGATACTTGCCCTTGCAAGACCAGATCCCAAAAAGAACATCACAACTTTGGTCAAAGCATTTGGAGAATGTCGGCCATTGAGAGAGCTTGCTAACCTT ACTCTAATTATGGGCAATCGAGATGGAATTGATGAAATGTCCAGCACAAGTGCTTCTGTCCTTCTTTCTGTGCTTAAGCTTATTGACAAGTATGATCTGTATGGGCAAGTCGCATACCCTAAACATCACAAGCAGTCTGATGTTCCTGACATTTATCGACTAGCAGCAAAGACAAAG GGTGTTTTCATCAATCCGGCTTTCATTGAGCCATTTGGACTTACTTTAATtgag GCAGCAGCTCATGGATTGCCTATGGTTGCCACCAAAAATGGAGGCCCAGTAGACATACACCGG GTACTTGACAATGGTCTCCTTGTTGATCCTCATGATCAGCAGTCCATTGCTGATGCTCTTCTAAAGCTTGTTGCTGAAAAGCATCTTTGGGCAAAATGCCGTCAGAATGGTTTGAAGAACATTCACCATTTTTCATGGCCAGAGCATTGCAAGGCTTATCTTTCCAAAATAGCCGGTTGCAAACCAAGGCATCCACAATGGCAAAAAAGTGATGATGGAGCTGATACTTCCGACACAGATTCTCCTGGTGATTCCTTGAGAGATATACAGGATTTATCTTTGAACTTAAGGTTCTCATTGGATGGGGAAAAGACTGGAGGTAGTGGAAATGATAGTTCTCTAGGATCTGAAGGAAATGCTGCTGATAAGAAGAGTAAAATAGAGAATGCTGTATTGGCATGGTCCAAGGGTGTTGTAAAGGACACACGAAAGGCTGTTGACCATAACAGCAGTTCTGGTAAGTTTCCATCATTGAGAAGGAGGAAACAAATCTTTGTTGTTGCAGTGGACTTTGATAATTTTGCCAGTCTTGCTGAAGCCACCAGAAAAATTTTTGAGGCTGTTGAAAAGGAACGGGTGGAAGGTTCTATAGGGTTTATATTGTCAACGTCCTTGGCCATATCTGAGATATGCTCCTTTCTGGCCTCAGGGGGGTTTAGCCCCAGTGATTTTGATGCTTTTATTTGCAACAGTGGTAGTGACCTCTACTATTCAACTCCCAATCCAGAGGATGGTCCCTTTGTCATTGACTTTTATTATCACTCACACATTGAATACCGTTGGGGTGGAGAAGGGCTGAGGAAGACTCTGTTTCGCTGGTCATCTTCAGTTATTGATAAGAAGGCTGAGGATGCGGAACGGATTGTATCTTCAGCCGAACAACTTTCGACTGACTATTGTTATGCTTTTACAGTGAAAAAGCCAGGATCG GTTCCACCAGTTAAGGAGCTCCAAAAGGTTCTGAGAATTCAGGCTCTCCGTTGCCATGCTATTTATTGCCAAAATGGGACCAGGATAAATGTAATTCCAGTATTGGCTTCCCGTTCCCAAGCCCTCAG